The Williamwhitmania taraxaci genomic sequence GTTTAGAGAAGTATTTGGTGCCGATATTGTTCTCTTTACCATCATTCATAAATGGGACAAATCGAGCCTTGCTGCGAAGGTATACATTGATGTAGAGTATATTTTTAAATCAACAAAAACCAACGAAATCGTATATACCAGACGAGGAAACGTGGCCTATAGCACAGCCGTTTCGGCAGGTGGAGGTGGTGCTATTGGAGCATTGGTAGCAATAACTGCTTCGGCAATAAACACCGCAGCAACAAAATATGTTGATGTAGCAAGAATCTGCAATGCCTATACATTAAAAGACCTGCCAGCCGGAAAATACAGCCCATTCTTTGGTTTGGACGGAGATCAAATTGCCGGTCAAAAACAGTTCAGCGTAGTGCTAAATTCGCAATACAGATAATCAACGAGT encodes the following:
- a CDS encoding GNA1162 family protein — protein: MKKTIILLGISAVLLSSCATTTPVQKSVAYKGMYAEKPLTVLLMPPINRSTNVEAKEYFHSTLNVPLANSGFYVIPPFLSMEILKKESAYDSELFLNTPLTKFREVFGADIVLFTIIHKWDKSSLAAKVYIDVEYIFKSTKTNEIVYTRRGNVAYSTAVSAGGGGAIGALVAITASAINTAATKYVDVARICNAYTLKDLPAGKYSPFFGLDGDQIAGQKQFSVVLNSQYR